A stretch of the Macaca mulatta isolate MMU2019108-1 chromosome 14, T2T-MMU8v2.0, whole genome shotgun sequence genome encodes the following:
- the MSANTD4 gene encoding myb/SANT-like DNA-binding domain-containing protein 4 isoform X1, translated as MKQLKRKRKSNFSVQETQTLLKEITKRKEVIFSKQLNTTINVMKRMAWEEIAQCVNAVGEGEQRTGTEVKRRYLDWRALMKRKRMKANIKLVGSGFPLPSSDLDDSLTEEIDEKIGFRNDANFDWQNVADFRDAGGSLTEVKVEEEERDPQSPEFEIEEEEEMLSSVIPDSRRENELPDFPHIDEFFTLNSTPSRSAYDEPHLLVNIEKQKLELEKRRLDIEAERLQVEKERLQIEKERLRHLDMEHERLQLEKERLQIEREKLRLQIVNSEKPSLENELGQGEKSMLQPQDIETEKLKLERERLQLEKDRLQFLKFESEKLQIEKERLQVEKDRLRIQKEGHLQ; from the exons ATGAAgcagttgaaaagaaaaaggaaaagcaattttAGTGTTCAAGAAACTCAGACCCTTttgaaagaaattacaaaaaggaaagaagtcattTTTTCCAAACAGCTCAATACAACAATTAACGTGATGAAGCGAATGGCTTGGGAAGAGATTGCACAGTGTGTGAATGCTGTAGGAGAAGGAGAACAGAGGACAGGGACAGAGGTGAAAAGAAGGTACCTTGACTGGCGAGCACTTATGAAGAGAAAGAGGATGAAGGCCAACATTAAGCTGGTCGGTTCGGgatttccccttccctcctctgatTTAGATGACTCTCTCACTGAAGAGATAGATGAAAAGATTGGATTCCGAAATGATGCAAATTTTGACTGGCAAAATGTGGCAGATTTCAGGGATGCAGGTGGATCCTTAACCGAGGTCaaggtggaagaggaagaaagggatcCGCAGAGTCCTGAA TTTGaaattgaggaggaggaagaaatgttGTCATCCGTCATACCAGattccaggagagaaaatgaacTTCCCGATTTCCCCCACATCGATGAGTTTTTTACCCTTAACTCAACACCATCTAGATCTGCATATGATGAGCCTCATTTGCTTGTAAATATTGAGAAACAGAAACTAGAGTTAGAAAAACGACGACTGGATATTGAGGCTGAAAGACTGCAGGTAGAAAAGGAACGCCTACAAATTGAGAAAGAGAGGCTGCGGCATTTAGACATGGAGCATGAGCGACTTCAGCTGGAGAAGGAGCGGCTGCAGATTGAAAGAGAGAAGTTGAGGTTACAGATAGTCAATTCAGAGAAACCATCCTTGGAAAATGAACTTGGTCAAGGAGAAAAATCCATGCTTCAACCACAGGACATAGAAACAGAGAAGTTAAAACTTGAGCGAGAACGCTTGCAACTAGAAAAGGATAGACTGCAGTTTTTGAAATTTGAATCTGAGAAACTGCAGATTGAAAAGGAACGCTTACAAGTAGAGAAAGACAGACTTCGAATTCAGAAAGAAGGACACTTGCAGTGA